In Halorhabdus tiamatea SARL4B, a genomic segment contains:
- a CDS encoding FeoA family protein produces MSEVLADVGSGESVRLVAVPDGDTRARLLRLGFLDGAVECRHHIRKGPVIVRRNGTDLALGADLAAEIEIERPRAEASD; encoded by the coding sequence ATGAGCGAGGTACTGGCCGACGTGGGTTCGGGCGAGTCCGTCCGGCTAGTGGCGGTTCCGGACGGGGACACACGTGCACGGCTGTTACGACTGGGATTCCTGGACGGGGCCGTCGAGTGTCGCCACCACATCCGGAAGGGCCCGGTCATCGTCCGGCGCAACGGGACGGACCTCGCGCTGGGAGCGGACCTCGCTGCCGAGATCGAGATCGAACGGCCACGCGCGGAGGCCAGTGACTAG
- the feoB gene encoding ferrous iron transport protein B: MEGCHDAGCDASEIDADSTLALVGCPNVGKSVVFGELAEQYVDVSNYPGTTVDTTLAEFGEYKLTDTPGVYGISAFNEEERVTREIVLEADAVVNVVDATHLDRDLFLTLQLLDMGVPTVVALNMMDEAEADGIDIDVDALEDALGVPVVPTVAIDGEGFEDLRERIPAATAPESTAVEDYYDELPDELDATRAEKTLLVEGDEPLARAVDVGGVMADGGSPALVEPGLREEIYGERRSRVQSVVDSVQEITRTDDSIAERVSDLMINPLTGTPIALATLGLIYYFIGDLVAQRLVDKLEVAVLGAHYIPAVESFVAGVLPDATWVEPIEFLLLNDNLGLLTVTVQYLVGALLPLVVAFYLAISLLEDSGVLPRLAVLTDRGLNRVGLNGRAIVPMIVGVGCVTMAIITTRMVGSKRERTISTALLGLAVPCSAQLGVIMGLIASLGMIWWFGYLGVLLVVLGVAGVFLDRTLPGQSEPLVAELPRMRAPRPGNILRKTYNRAKMFLREAIPLFAGTALAISALDYVGGLDAIKAGLRPLTSLVGMPADFGQVLVLGLIRRDFAAAGMTDMALSSAQVFVGLVVVTLFVPCILSMVMILKERDAKSALLMWVGSWVVAFGVGGILAATFGVVGL, translated from the coding sequence ATGGAGGGGTGTCACGACGCCGGGTGTGACGCGAGCGAGATCGACGCCGACTCGACGCTCGCGCTCGTGGGGTGTCCGAACGTCGGCAAGAGCGTCGTCTTCGGTGAACTCGCCGAGCAGTACGTCGACGTCTCGAACTACCCGGGGACGACCGTCGACACCACTCTCGCTGAGTTCGGCGAGTACAAGCTGACGGATACGCCCGGCGTCTACGGCATCTCCGCGTTCAACGAGGAGGAGCGCGTCACCCGCGAGATCGTGCTGGAGGCCGACGCCGTCGTCAACGTCGTCGACGCGACCCACCTCGACCGCGATCTGTTTTTGACGCTCCAACTGCTCGACATGGGGGTCCCGACGGTCGTCGCGCTGAACATGATGGACGAGGCCGAAGCCGACGGGATCGACATCGACGTCGACGCCCTCGAAGACGCACTCGGCGTCCCTGTGGTTCCGACAGTCGCCATCGACGGTGAGGGCTTCGAGGACCTCCGTGAGCGGATTCCGGCGGCGACCGCACCTGAATCGACGGCCGTCGAGGACTACTACGACGAGTTGCCCGACGAACTCGACGCGACGCGTGCCGAGAAGACGCTGCTGGTCGAGGGCGACGAGCCACTCGCCCGTGCGGTCGACGTCGGCGGCGTGATGGCCGACGGTGGGTCGCCGGCCCTCGTCGAACCCGGCCTGCGCGAGGAGATCTACGGGGAGCGACGGTCCCGGGTCCAGTCGGTCGTCGACTCGGTCCAGGAGATCACCCGGACCGACGACTCCATCGCCGAGCGGGTCAGCGACCTGATGATCAACCCGCTGACCGGCACGCCGATCGCCCTGGCGACCCTCGGGCTGATCTACTACTTCATCGGTGACCTGGTCGCCCAGCGACTCGTGGACAAACTTGAGGTGGCGGTCCTCGGGGCTCACTACATTCCCGCCGTCGAGTCCTTCGTCGCCGGCGTGTTACCCGACGCTACCTGGGTCGAACCGATCGAGTTCCTCCTGCTCAACGACAACCTCGGCCTGTTGACGGTCACCGTCCAGTACCTCGTCGGTGCGCTGTTGCCACTGGTGGTCGCGTTCTACCTGGCGATCAGTCTCCTAGAGGACTCTGGCGTGCTCCCGCGGCTGGCCGTGTTGACCGACCGTGGGCTCAACCGGGTCGGGTTGAACGGCCGGGCGATCGTCCCGATGATCGTCGGCGTCGGCTGTGTCACGATGGCGATCATCACCACGCGGATGGTCGGCTCGAAACGCGAACGGACCATCTCGACGGCGCTGCTCGGACTGGCCGTGCCCTGTTCGGCCCAGCTGGGGGTCATCATGGGGCTGATCGCCAGCCTCGGGATGATCTGGTGGTTCGGCTATCTCGGCGTCCTGCTCGTGGTGCTCGGGGTCGCCGGTGTCTTCCTCGATCGCACCTTGCCGGGCCAGAGCGAGCCGCTCGTGGCTGAATTGCCGCGGATGCGTGCACCCCGCCCCGGGAACATCCTCCGGAAGACCTACAACCGCGCGAAGATGTTCCTCCGGGAGGCGATCCCGCTGTTCGCCGGGACGGCGCTCGCGATCTCCGCGCTCGATTACGTCGGCGGTCTCGACGCGATCAAGGCGGGACTGCGACCGCTGACCTCGCTGGTCGGGATGCCCGCCGACTTCGGGCAGGTACTCGTCCTCGGACTCATCCGCCGGGACTTCGCCGCCGCCGGGATGACCGACATGGCACTCTCGAGTGCGCAGGTCTTCGTCGGCCTCGTCGTCGTGACGCTGTTCGTCCCCTGCATCCTCTCGATGGTGATGATCCTCAAGGAACGGGACGCAAAGAGCGCACTCCTGATGTGGGTCGGTTCGTGGGTCGTCGCCTTCGGCGTCGGCGGGATCCTCGCGGCCACCTTCGGGGTGGTCGGGCTATGA
- a CDS encoding rhomboid family intramembrane serine protease, which yields MSRVERPDRGSPTTTLIGVLVVVFLFQRLLEVFGGSPVALALAWPIADRPWTLLTSVFVHRRVFHLVPNALALFVIGLVLERRTEPWRFYAFFLVVGAVAGAMEVTVAQALGRRVAVLGASGAVFGLFGYLLAGNPFTDAVADRISVDPRVAILVVIGVALAITWLTRGERVALIAHFTGIVLGLLAGRAHVLRSSESGASSISADRRRP from the coding sequence ATGAGCCGCGTCGAGCGACCAGACCGCGGGAGTCCGACCACGACGCTCATCGGCGTGCTGGTGGTCGTCTTCCTCTTTCAGCGGCTGCTCGAAGTCTTCGGTGGGTCGCCCGTGGCGCTCGCGCTCGCCTGGCCGATCGCCGACCGCCCCTGGACGCTGCTGACGAGCGTGTTCGTCCACCGTCGGGTCTTCCATCTGGTCCCCAACGCCCTCGCACTCTTCGTGATCGGACTCGTTCTCGAACGCCGGACCGAACCCTGGCGGTTTTACGCCTTCTTCCTCGTCGTCGGGGCGGTCGCCGGGGCCATGGAAGTGACGGTCGCTCAGGCTCTCGGACGCCGCGTGGCTGTCCTCGGGGCCAGCGGCGCGGTCTTCGGTCTGTTCGGCTATCTCCTGGCCGGGAACCCGTTCACCGACGCCGTCGCCGACCGGATCAGTGTCGATCCACGCGTGGCGATCCTCGTCGTGATCGGCGTCGCCCTCGCGATCACGTGGCTGACGCGGGGTGAACGCGTCGCGCTGATCGCACACTTCACGGGGATCGTGCTCGGGTTGCTCGCCGGGCGGGCACACGTCCTTCGATCCAGTGAGTCGGGTGCCTCGTCGATCAGTGCGGACCGACGACGCCCCTGA
- a CDS encoding ribonuclease H-like domain-containing protein produces MRVEQSFIPIRGVGEQTERKLWRQGITHWDDFHPDAVGSTTAERIESFIDDARERLAEGDSHYFGRQFPSEAQWRLYESFQDGAAFFDIETTGLDQRHDAVTTVSVRQGSETKTFVQDRDLTADRLRETFADADLLVSFNGKRFDVPFLQQSFDLDGVLERPHLDLMYPCRRLDLTGGLKQIEKDVGIERDRPDLSGQDAVRLWYDYQHGDEAAIETLVSYNREDVDHLETVADEVVTRLHESTVPDNCTF; encoded by the coding sequence GTGCGCGTCGAGCAGAGTTTCATTCCGATCAGGGGCGTCGGCGAGCAGACCGAGCGCAAGCTGTGGCGGCAGGGAATTACCCACTGGGACGATTTCCACCCCGATGCCGTCGGTTCGACCACCGCCGAGCGCATCGAGTCGTTCATCGACGACGCCCGCGAGCGACTGGCTGAAGGTGACAGCCATTACTTCGGTCGGCAGTTCCCGAGCGAAGCCCAGTGGCGACTCTACGAGTCCTTCCAGGACGGCGCAGCCTTCTTCGACATCGAGACCACTGGCCTCGATCAGCGCCACGACGCCGTGACGACCGTCAGCGTCCGGCAGGGCAGCGAGACGAAGACCTTCGTCCAGGACCGCGACCTCACCGCCGACCGCCTCCGGGAGACCTTCGCCGACGCCGATCTGCTGGTCTCGTTCAACGGGAAACGCTTCGACGTGCCCTTCCTCCAGCAGTCGTTCGACCTCGACGGTGTCCTGGAACGACCACACCTCGACCTGATGTATCCCTGCCGGCGACTCGATCTGACGGGGGGACTCAAGCAGATCGAGAAAGACGTCGGGATCGAGCGCGACCGGCCGGACCTCTCGGGGCAGGACGCCGTCCGGCTGTGGTACGACTACCAGCACGGGGACGAAGCCGCCATCGAAACCCTCGTCTCGTACAACCGCGAGGACGTCGATCATCTCGAGACCGTCGCCGACGAAGTCGTCACGCGCCTCCACGAGTCGACCGTCCCCGACAACTGTACGTTCTGA
- a CDS encoding ribbon-helix-helix domain-containing protein: MAADSDHKRVHFLSPEDLVERADALAEIMDTDRTDVINEALQEFLDERTDDEDFQQRVAEAYYDDRIDRDLVEALVGAERARTFELLKADLESDPLDVPEPDESVDIYDGETVEVDPTE, from the coding sequence ATGGCTGCAGACTCGGACCACAAACGCGTCCACTTCCTCTCGCCAGAGGACCTCGTCGAGCGGGCGGACGCGCTCGCGGAGATCATGGACACCGACCGCACCGACGTGATCAACGAGGCACTCCAAGAGTTTCTCGACGAGCGGACGGACGACGAGGACTTCCAGCAGCGCGTGGCCGAGGCGTACTACGACGACCGAATCGACCGCGACCTCGTCGAGGCACTCGTCGGGGCCGAACGCGCCCGCACGTTCGAGTTACTCAAGGCCGACCTCGAATCCGACCCCCTCGACGTGCCCGAACCCGACGAAAGCGTCGATATCTACGACGGCGAGACAGTCGAAGTCGACCCCACGGAGTAG